The following coding sequences lie in one Tichowtungia aerotolerans genomic window:
- a CDS encoding NUDIX hydrolase: MREKTLESNTVFEGRILSVDVLKVALPDGRTSTREIVRHGPAVAVIARRPDKQFIFIRQFRKAMERTCFEVMAGNCDPGEDPEVAAIRELKEETGYAALSIHPLGSIYPSVGYCTERIDIFYAEVGNEPGETDFDHDEEIETVLLTEKQVKAMIQQGDIQDAKTLAAWCLYKSS; this comes from the coding sequence ATGCGCGAGAAAACACTCGAATCGAACACGGTTTTTGAAGGCCGCATCCTGTCAGTTGATGTGCTGAAAGTTGCTCTTCCCGACGGGCGAACCTCCACCCGGGAAATCGTTCGCCATGGCCCAGCCGTTGCAGTGATCGCCCGCCGACCGGACAAACAGTTTATTTTCATTCGCCAGTTTCGAAAAGCAATGGAACGCACCTGCTTTGAGGTCATGGCCGGAAACTGCGATCCCGGGGAAGATCCCGAAGTCGCCGCCATTCGCGAACTCAAAGAGGAAACAGGCTATGCAGCTCTCAGCATTCATCCTCTCGGCTCCATCTATCCGTCTGTCGGGTATTGCACTGAGAGAATCGATATTTTCTACGCCGAAGTCGGCAATGAACCCGGAGAAACAGACTTCGATCACGATGAAGAAATCGAAACGGTTCTGCTCACCGAAAAACAAGTCAAAGCAATGATTCAACAGGGGGATATTCAGGACGCAAAAACCCTTGCAGCGTGGTGTCTTTACAAGAGCAGTTGA
- a CDS encoding deoxyguanosinetriphosphate triphosphohydrolase: protein MTHNRQQWEALETNDLAPYAAHSAESLGRRFIEPPHPVRPCFQRDRDRVLHSRCFRRLEYKTQVFVNGTADHYRTRLTHTIEMAAVGRTLARVFRVNEDLTETICLAHDVGHSPFGHRGEYVLNDLMKEHGGFDHNLQSLRAVEKLEYQYPGFAGLNLTWEVRAGLLKHEAAAPEAHLDGYPIGPFQYLEAQIADVADDMTYHAHDVDDGLSAGLITLDQLRELAFWKMAAARAEEQYAALDEDQHRRITIRNLLDLQAQDVLSEGRARLEEYRPERIADVMRAPRRMICFSSEMSGMLQEFSDFLYQQLYYHPAVADANSEAVELMRGLFLHYVERPETMGEKAKERLETEGLMRTVCDYVAGCTDRYALEECEKHCVCLK from the coding sequence ATGACACATAACCGTCAGCAATGGGAGGCTCTGGAAACCAATGATTTGGCTCCATATGCAGCGCACAGTGCAGAAAGCCTTGGCCGCAGGTTTATAGAGCCGCCGCATCCGGTGCGCCCCTGTTTTCAGCGCGATCGCGACCGCGTACTGCACAGTCGCTGTTTCCGCAGGCTGGAATATAAAACGCAGGTGTTTGTGAATGGAACTGCCGACCATTATCGAACCCGCCTGACCCACACAATCGAAATGGCTGCGGTGGGGCGTACTTTAGCCCGGGTATTTCGTGTGAATGAGGATCTGACGGAGACCATTTGTCTTGCCCATGATGTCGGACACAGTCCGTTTGGCCATCGGGGCGAGTATGTGCTGAATGATCTGATGAAGGAGCATGGCGGCTTCGATCACAACCTGCAAAGCCTGCGGGCGGTTGAAAAGCTGGAATATCAATACCCCGGATTTGCCGGTCTTAATTTGACATGGGAAGTGCGCGCCGGACTGCTCAAACACGAGGCGGCAGCGCCAGAGGCTCATCTGGATGGTTATCCGATCGGTCCGTTTCAATATTTAGAAGCCCAGATTGCCGATGTTGCCGATGATATGACCTATCATGCTCATGATGTTGACGACGGCCTTTCCGCCGGCCTGATTACGCTCGACCAGCTCCGGGAGCTTGCATTTTGGAAAATGGCAGCCGCTCGTGCTGAAGAGCAGTATGCAGCTTTAGATGAAGATCAGCACCGGAGGATTACGATCAGGAATCTGCTTGATCTGCAGGCCCAGGATGTTCTTTCAGAGGGTCGTGCGCGGCTTGAGGAGTATCGCCCGGAACGCATTGCGGATGTTATGAGGGCACCCCGGCGGATGATCTGTTTCAGCAGTGAAATGTCCGGTATGCTTCAGGAGTTTTCCGATTTCCTGTATCAGCAGCTCTATTATCACCCGGCCGTTGCCGATGCCAACAGTGAGGCTGTAGAGCTGATGCGAGGACTTTTCCTGCATTATGTTGAGCGTCCGGAGACCATGGGGGAGAAGGCGAAGGAACGTCTTGAAACCGAGGGGCTGATGCGGACGGTGTGCGATTATGTGGCCGGTTGTACGGACCGTTACGCGCTGGAAGAGTGCGAGAAACACTGTGTTTGCCTGAAATAA
- a CDS encoding sensor histidine kinase, which translates to MNTTSQKKSGSAAHKLRERVKELSCLYEIAQISGRPAASLPEILQGVAEALPAAWQRSKNASARVMLDGAEFCSGAMLPPDRGRIEPIMVRGECRGEVAVGYPSLPPDSVPSFLEEEDRLLGEVARQVGLIVDRRETAAEQERLRAKLRHADRLATIGRLAAGVAHELNEPLGGILGFAQLLAKTPDLPDQARADISKIEAATLHARDIIRHLMVFARQTPPCDKRVDFNRLIRDSEAIWGARCAAAGVQLVYALDPDIPEIIADDRQLRQVVTNLVVNAIQAMPNGGSLKIETSRNGTWIRLLVKDEGIGIAPELLPRLFDPFFTTKDVNEGSGLGLSIVHGIVTGHEGTISLESTPDCGTAVTVQLPIHRPPTHGESHEQA; encoded by the coding sequence ATGAATACGACATCACAAAAAAAATCCGGCAGTGCCGCGCACAAGCTCAGAGAGCGGGTTAAAGAACTCAGCTGCCTCTACGAAATTGCGCAGATTTCAGGTCGCCCTGCCGCGTCACTGCCTGAGATCCTGCAAGGGGTTGCCGAAGCGCTTCCTGCTGCCTGGCAGCGGTCGAAAAATGCGTCAGCGCGAGTGATGCTCGACGGCGCAGAATTCTGCAGCGGAGCCATGCTGCCCCCCGACAGGGGTCGGATTGAACCCATCATGGTTCGCGGCGAATGCCGGGGTGAAGTTGCCGTCGGATATCCCTCGCTGCCACCGGATTCAGTTCCCTCTTTTCTCGAAGAAGAAGACAGGCTGCTGGGGGAAGTCGCCCGCCAGGTGGGACTAATTGTTGACCGTCGCGAAACTGCGGCGGAACAGGAGCGTCTCCGTGCAAAGCTGCGCCATGCGGATCGACTCGCCACAATCGGTCGGCTGGCCGCCGGGGTGGCGCATGAGCTCAACGAACCGCTAGGCGGAATCCTCGGATTTGCACAGCTGCTCGCCAAAACGCCGGACCTGCCCGATCAGGCGCGAGCGGATATTTCAAAAATCGAGGCTGCAACACTGCATGCCCGCGACATTATCCGCCATCTGATGGTATTCGCCCGCCAAACGCCCCCCTGCGATAAGCGGGTCGATTTCAACCGGCTGATCCGCGACAGCGAGGCAATCTGGGGAGCTCGCTGCGCAGCGGCCGGAGTTCAGCTCGTCTACGCGCTCGATCCCGACATTCCGGAAATTATTGCGGATGACCGGCAGCTTCGGCAAGTCGTGACCAATCTGGTTGTAAACGCAATCCAGGCCATGCCGAATGGCGGCTCGTTGAAGATTGAAACCTCGCGCAACGGCACGTGGATCCGGCTGCTTGTTAAAGATGAGGGAATCGGAATTGCTCCGGAGCTTCTCCCGCGCCTTTTCGACCCGTTTTTTACGACTAAAGATGTGAATGAAGGTTCGGGACTCGGCCTGTCGATTGTACACGGCATTGTAACGGGTCATGAGGGAACTATTTCCCTTGAAAGCACGCCGGACTGCGGCACTGCAGTCACTGTTCAACTGCCTATTCACCGTCCGCCCACTCATGGAGAATCTCATGAACAAGCCTGA
- the nifJ gene encoding pyruvate:ferredoxin (flavodoxin) oxidoreductase: MSKKMVTIDGNTAAAHVAYAFSEVAALYPITPSTPMGEVSDVWASQGKTNLFGKKVDIVEMQSEAGAAGAVHGALSAGAMTTTFTASQGLLLMIPNMYKIAGEMIPTVFHVSARSLAAQSLSIFGDHSDVMSVRQTGFALMSANSIQETMDLAIVSHLATLEARVPFLNFFDGFRTSHEIQKVEEVSYDVMKELVDMKMIEAFRARAMKPEAPILKVAAQNPDVYFQGRETSNKYYDAVPALVQKYMDIVGEKIGRKYKLFDYVGAEDAEKVIIAMGSGCDTIEATVNHLNAQGAKLGLIKVRLYRPFGVEAFIDAIPASCKKIAVLDRTKEPGSIGEPLYLDVVGALKGKDIQIIGGRYGLSSKEFTPAMVKAVFDHLDGEAFHGFTVGINDDVTNLSLKIGESLNIMPADVVSCMFWGLGADGTVGANKNSIKIIGGNTDKNAQAYFSYDSKKSGGVTVSHLRFGDSSVNYPFLISHADFVACHNPAYIGRYDMLSALKEGGTFLLNSEIPTSEVFNHLTKEEQQIIIDRKIKFYNMDALKIAEAVGLGGRINTVMQTAFFKLSGIIPADEAIQLIKDAAKKAFEKKGMDIVEMNWKAIDASVDAIEEVAVPETITESYVPAALIAEDADEFTKNIILPGMLQKGDDVPVSKMSVDGTLPTGTSCLEKRGIAPRVPKWISENCIQCNQCVMSCPHAVVRAKQIDPADLTDKPETFNTLKSNTKNEKDLQYKIQVYIEDCTGCGVCVETCPAKTKALEFSTLEHEREAGERTNAEFFDALPDNVLDGVAETTLKGMQFKKPLFEFSGACAGCGETPYVKLLTQVCGEHMVVANATGCSSIYGGTFPTVPYCTSKDGRGPTWANSLFEDNAEYGLGMRLAVDSNREQLQIYVNKLLEAGCGVDLEAALKKAIEICVANCISDEAVAAQTAVKLLLPAELEAAEGDKKEIVAKIIELQDYFVDKSVWIIGGDGWAYDIGFSGLDHAVASGKNVNILVLDTEVYSNTGGQASKATPIGAVAKFANGGMPNTKKNLGFMCMSYGNVYVASISMGANRMQTQKAFMEAAAYPGPSIIMAYAPCIAHGIDMMKTQTEAKRAVDCGYWPLYRYNPTAEKRFTWEAREPTGDFQEFIRSERRYTALFKTNPEAAEALLTEAEEDAKKRMAFYKAMGEIM, encoded by the coding sequence ATGAGCAAAAAAATGGTAACCATTGATGGTAACACAGCGGCCGCCCATGTGGCCTATGCGTTCAGCGAAGTCGCGGCGCTTTATCCGATTACCCCTTCCACTCCGATGGGAGAAGTATCTGATGTCTGGGCATCCCAGGGAAAAACCAACCTGTTCGGCAAGAAAGTCGATATCGTTGAAATGCAATCAGAGGCCGGTGCTGCCGGTGCCGTCCACGGAGCCCTCTCCGCCGGTGCCATGACGACCACCTTCACTGCTTCGCAGGGTCTCCTGCTGATGATCCCGAACATGTACAAAATTGCCGGGGAAATGATCCCGACCGTCTTCCACGTTTCAGCCCGTTCACTGGCTGCACAGTCGCTGTCGATCTTCGGCGACCACTCCGACGTCATGAGCGTTCGCCAGACCGGTTTTGCCCTGATGTCCGCAAACAGCATTCAGGAAACAATGGACCTGGCCATTGTATCTCACCTCGCAACACTCGAAGCACGCGTTCCTTTCCTGAACTTCTTCGACGGATTCCGCACCTCCCACGAAATCCAGAAAGTGGAAGAGGTTTCCTACGACGTCATGAAAGAACTCGTCGACATGAAAATGATCGAAGCCTTCCGCGCCCGCGCCATGAAGCCGGAAGCTCCGATTCTTAAAGTCGCTGCTCAAAACCCGGACGTTTACTTCCAGGGACGCGAAACCAGCAACAAGTACTACGACGCTGTTCCGGCTCTCGTTCAGAAATACATGGACATCGTCGGCGAAAAAATCGGTCGCAAATACAAACTGTTCGACTATGTCGGCGCCGAAGATGCTGAAAAAGTAATCATCGCAATGGGGTCAGGCTGCGACACGATTGAAGCAACGGTCAACCACCTCAACGCACAGGGTGCGAAACTGGGTCTGATCAAAGTTCGCCTCTACCGTCCGTTCGGCGTAGAAGCTTTCATCGACGCCATTCCGGCCAGCTGCAAAAAAATCGCAGTGCTCGACCGCACCAAAGAACCGGGATCCATCGGTGAGCCGCTCTACCTCGACGTGGTCGGCGCGCTGAAAGGCAAAGACATCCAGATCATTGGCGGACGCTACGGCCTCTCCTCCAAAGAATTCACACCCGCCATGGTCAAAGCCGTCTTCGATCACCTCGACGGCGAAGCCTTCCACGGTTTCACCGTCGGCATCAACGACGACGTCACAAACCTTTCGCTCAAAATCGGCGAATCCCTCAACATCATGCCGGCCGACGTTGTGTCCTGCATGTTCTGGGGACTGGGTGCTGACGGAACCGTCGGTGCGAACAAAAACTCCATCAAAATCATTGGTGGAAACACCGACAAAAACGCACAAGCCTACTTCTCCTATGACTCCAAGAAGTCTGGCGGCGTAACCGTCTCCCACCTGCGTTTTGGCGACAGCTCCGTGAACTACCCGTTCCTGATCTCCCACGCCGACTTCGTAGCCTGCCACAACCCGGCCTACATCGGTCGCTACGACATGCTCTCCGCCCTGAAAGAAGGCGGAACCTTCCTGCTGAACTCGGAAATCCCGACCAGCGAAGTGTTCAATCACCTCACCAAAGAAGAGCAGCAGATCATCATCGACCGCAAGATCAAGTTCTACAACATGGACGCGCTGAAAATTGCGGAAGCCGTCGGCCTTGGCGGACGTATTAACACCGTCATGCAGACTGCCTTCTTCAAACTGTCCGGCATTATTCCGGCCGACGAAGCCATCCAGCTGATCAAAGACGCTGCGAAAAAAGCCTTCGAGAAGAAGGGCATGGACATCGTTGAGATGAACTGGAAAGCCATTGACGCTTCGGTGGACGCCATCGAAGAAGTCGCCGTTCCGGAAACCATCACCGAGTCTTATGTTCCTGCCGCACTGATCGCCGAAGACGCTGATGAATTCACCAAAAACATCATCCTGCCCGGCATGCTGCAGAAAGGGGACGATGTCCCGGTCTCAAAAATGTCCGTCGACGGAACCCTTCCGACCGGCACCAGCTGCCTCGAAAAACGCGGGATTGCTCCGCGCGTTCCGAAGTGGATTTCCGAAAACTGCATCCAGTGTAACCAGTGTGTCATGTCCTGTCCGCACGCCGTCGTCCGCGCCAAGCAGATCGATCCGGCGGACCTGACCGACAAACCGGAAACCTTCAACACCCTGAAGTCGAACACTAAAAACGAAAAAGACCTGCAGTACAAAATTCAGGTCTACATCGAAGACTGTACCGGTTGCGGAGTCTGCGTGGAAACCTGCCCGGCCAAAACCAAGGCTCTGGAATTCAGCACACTCGAACACGAACGCGAAGCCGGCGAACGCACAAACGCCGAATTCTTCGACGCTCTGCCGGATAACGTCCTCGATGGTGTTGCCGAAACAACCCTCAAAGGCATGCAGTTCAAAAAACCGCTCTTTGAGTTCTCCGGTGCCTGCGCAGGTTGCGGTGAAACACCCTACGTTAAACTGCTGACCCAGGTCTGCGGTGAGCACATGGTTGTGGCCAACGCCACGGGTTGCTCCTCCATCTACGGCGGAACCTTCCCGACCGTGCCGTACTGCACCAGCAAAGACGGACGCGGACCGACCTGGGCCAACAGCCTGTTCGAAGACAACGCCGAATACGGACTGGGTATGCGCCTCGCCGTCGACAGCAACCGCGAACAGCTGCAGATCTACGTCAACAAACTGCTCGAAGCAGGTTGCGGCGTCGATCTCGAAGCCGCGCTGAAAAAAGCGATCGAAATCTGCGTAGCCAACTGCATCAGCGATGAAGCCGTTGCCGCCCAAACCGCTGTGAAGCTGCTGCTTCCGGCTGAACTGGAAGCTGCGGAAGGCGACAAAAAAGAAATCGTTGCCAAGATCATCGAGCTGCAGGATTACTTCGTCGACAAATCCGTATGGATTATTGGTGGTGACGGCTGGGCCTACGACATCGGCTTCAGCGGACTCGACCATGCGGTCGCATCCGGCAAAAACGTCAACATTCTCGTGCTCGACACCGAAGTGTACTCCAACACCGGCGGACAGGCCTCCAAAGCCACCCCGATCGGTGCTGTGGCCAAATTCGCCAACGGCGGAATGCCGAACACGAAGAAAAACCTCGGCTTCATGTGCATGAGCTACGGCAATGTATACGTTGCATCCATCTCCATGGGCGCAAACCGCATGCAGACTCAGAAAGCCTTCATGGAAGCAGCCGCTTATCCGGGACCGTCCATCATCATGGCTTACGCTCCGTGTATTGCTCACGGTATCGACATGATGAAAACGCAGACCGAAGCCAAACGCGCTGTAGACTGCGGTTACTGGCCGCTCTACCGCTACAACCCGACTGCGGAAAAACGCTTCACATGGGAAGCACGCGAACCGACCGGAGACTTCCAGGAGTTCATCCGTTCCGAGCGCCGCTACACCGCCCTCTTCAAAACCAACCCGGAAGCTGCGGAAGCACTTCTGACGGAAGCTGAAGAAGACGCGAAAAAACGCATGGCCTTCTACAAAGCCATGGGCGAAATCATGTAA
- a CDS encoding endonuclease/exonuclease/phosphatase family protein, with translation MTYNVHQYALRDRDKDGQADDPKSPEECDAVIQLIANCRPDVLALQEMGDEITFFKFRKVLTRAGAGYPYAELLRNDRKVESNLALLSRFPIVSVQNWTNEWYSIGPAKIPVARGFMDVDIQVNSSYRFRLINVHLKSKVYSPLGQTEMRRNEARLLNKAVRSILDENPDINLLVVGDMNDSYASAPLREVRGRRGGEQLIDLRPVDETGSAWTCFQATTDRYSRFDYLFVNGGMKSEVVPGQTRAVLDPLTWKASDHRPVIGVFHALEK, from the coding sequence ATGACCTATAATGTGCATCAATACGCCCTGAGGGACCGGGATAAAGATGGACAGGCGGATGATCCCAAGTCGCCGGAAGAATGTGATGCCGTCATTCAGCTGATCGCCAACTGCCGCCCGGATGTCCTTGCGCTGCAGGAAATGGGAGACGAAATTACTTTTTTTAAGTTCAGAAAGGTTCTGACACGTGCCGGAGCCGGCTATCCGTATGCCGAACTCCTGCGTAATGATCGAAAAGTGGAATCCAATCTGGCATTGCTCAGTCGTTTTCCAATTGTTTCTGTGCAGAACTGGACCAATGAGTGGTACAGCATTGGTCCGGCGAAAATTCCGGTAGCCCGCGGTTTTATGGATGTTGATATTCAAGTGAACTCGTCATATCGCTTTCGCCTGATCAACGTCCATTTGAAATCCAAAGTCTACAGTCCGCTGGGACAGACCGAAATGCGCCGCAATGAAGCCCGGCTCCTGAATAAAGCCGTTCGTTCGATTCTCGATGAAAACCCAGACATCAATCTGCTGGTCGTCGGAGACATGAACGACAGCTATGCCTCGGCTCCCTTGCGCGAAGTAAGGGGCCGGCGCGGCGGTGAGCAGCTGATCGATCTGCGTCCGGTGGATGAGACGGGCAGTGCATGGACCTGTTTCCAGGCGACCACCGACCGTTACAGTCGCTTTGACTACCTTTTTGTCAACGGCGGAATGAAGTCGGAAGTCGTTCCGGGGCAAACCCGGGCGGTCCTGGATCCTCTGACGTGGAAGGCCTCTGACCATCGTCCCGTTATTGGCGTTTTTCATGCCCTGGAAAAATAA
- a CDS encoding GreA/GreB family elongation factor yields the protein MENEKINRTITLTFSDYIHLQDLLRAARAMGFQPFTLVNKLEAELNRAVVVTSHAIPRHILTMNTCARLTDMTSGKSMDYTLVFPGEANQLQGKLSVLSEQGIALIGFSAGSIIDWESPEGHQITRIDWINFQPETAKQYEL from the coding sequence ATGGAAAACGAAAAAATAAACAGAACAATTACGCTTACGTTTTCTGACTACATTCATTTGCAGGATTTATTGAGAGCCGCCAGGGCCATGGGGTTTCAACCGTTTACTTTGGTCAATAAGCTGGAAGCAGAACTGAATCGTGCCGTCGTGGTCACGTCACATGCAATCCCGCGCCATATCCTCACCATGAACACCTGCGCCCGGCTGACCGACATGACCTCCGGAAAAAGTATGGATTATACACTGGTCTTTCCCGGCGAGGCCAACCAACTGCAAGGCAAACTGTCTGTTCTCTCCGAACAGGGTATCGCTCTTATCGGGTTTTCTGCCGGCAGCATAATCGACTGGGAATCTCCGGAAGGACACCAGATCACCCGGATCGACTGGATTAACTTTCAGCCCGAAACAGCAAAACAATACGAATTATAG
- a CDS encoding N-acetylmuramoyl-L-alanine amidase family protein — protein MKPKINTLLPILATLLLWAATGQSAVRTITSKGNTYVPLNNIVSYYGMQFSQPSKDRLRLRNKWHTMEFETNSRRCWVNGTLLWLNNPVQKIGWQWTLKEPDFSKTVEPAIRPYAFLKQAGNRIVVLDPGHGGSDKGATSPRKIYEKLLTKNIANRVRNLLQARGLTVYLTRETDKKVSLSERCKIASRYRADVFVSLHADSGTSSAEGAGTFVLSLPGEYSTHSYGQDSAPTTRYPGNKYDVANQALGTRIQQHLIKSTQQTDRGVKRARFQVLREAPCPATLVEMAFLTNPKEERFVLSQNGQDKLARGIADGIVAYFNDVKRAKQ, from the coding sequence ATGAAACCGAAGATAAATACGCTCCTGCCGATTCTCGCAACACTTCTCCTTTGGGCTGCCACCGGCCAGTCTGCAGTACGCACGATCACCTCAAAAGGAAACACCTACGTTCCTTTGAACAATATTGTCTCCTACTACGGAATGCAGTTCTCGCAGCCGTCCAAGGACCGTCTCCGCCTCCGCAACAAATGGCACACCATGGAGTTCGAGACCAACAGCCGCCGCTGCTGGGTCAACGGCACTCTTCTCTGGCTGAATAACCCGGTCCAGAAAATCGGCTGGCAATGGACACTGAAGGAACCTGATTTTTCAAAAACGGTAGAGCCTGCGATTCGTCCCTACGCATTCTTAAAACAGGCCGGAAACCGCATTGTCGTGCTTGATCCCGGCCACGGCGGCTCGGACAAAGGAGCGACAAGCCCACGCAAAATCTATGAAAAACTGCTGACAAAAAATATTGCCAATCGCGTGCGCAATCTGCTGCAGGCCCGTGGACTGACCGTTTACCTCACACGGGAAACCGACAAAAAAGTCAGTCTTTCCGAACGCTGCAAAATTGCCTCCCGTTACCGGGCAGATGTCTTTGTGAGCCTGCACGCCGATTCCGGAACCAGCAGTGCAGAAGGAGCGGGGACATTTGTTCTTTCGCTGCCCGGCGAGTACAGCACGCACAGTTACGGCCAAGATTCCGCCCCGACAACCCGATATCCCGGAAACAAATATGATGTGGCGAATCAGGCGCTGGGAACCCGCATTCAACAGCATTTAATCAAGTCGACCCAGCAAACCGACCGGGGAGTTAAACGGGCCCGTTTTCAGGTGCTGCGCGAAGCGCCCTGCCCTGCAACACTGGTTGAAATGGCCTTTCTCACCAACCCTAAAGAAGAGCGCTTTGTGCTCAGTCAAAACGGGCAGGACAAGCTGGCCCGGGGAATTGCTGATGGAATCGTGGCTTATTTCAATGATGTCAAGCGGGCGAAGCAATAA
- a CDS encoding DUF2179 domain-containing protein has protein sequence MEALKESWWVLPLFILLARTVDVSLGTLRVIFVARGHQLLAPLTGFFEVLVWLLAVSQIMSNLDNWICFIAYPAGYALGAYVGICIERWIAMGFVLVRMIPGKDPNEFAQILRQQGFGVTQVDGEGSTGRIAILFTVVRRRKLTKILNSVRKYHHKVFYTVEDVRLTREGIHPSMPVRGFPALRLGK, from the coding sequence ATGGAGGCGCTAAAAGAATCGTGGTGGGTTCTGCCGCTGTTTATTCTGCTGGCACGAACGGTGGATGTCAGCTTGGGAACATTGCGGGTTATTTTTGTTGCTCGCGGACATCAGCTGCTGGCTCCACTCACCGGTTTTTTCGAGGTTTTAGTCTGGCTGCTGGCTGTGTCCCAGATTATGTCGAACCTGGATAACTGGATTTGTTTTATCGCGTATCCCGCAGGATATGCGCTGGGTGCGTATGTAGGGATCTGTATTGAGCGATGGATCGCCATGGGCTTTGTGCTGGTACGCATGATCCCCGGCAAAGATCCTAACGAATTCGCACAGATCTTGCGCCAACAAGGTTTTGGTGTCACACAGGTGGATGGAGAGGGATCAACAGGACGGATTGCGATTTTGTTCACCGTGGTTCGACGCAGAAAGCTGACGAAGATTTTAAACTCAGTCCGGAAATACCATCACAAGGTCTTTTACACCGTTGAAGATGTGCGCTTGACACGGGAGGGGATTCATCCTTCCATGCCCGTCCGAGGCTTTCCGGCATTGCGCCTTGGGAAATAA
- a CDS encoding sigma-54-dependent transcriptional regulator, whose translation MNKPEHVLVVDDSPDTLEVVRRNLTSAGYSVQTVSGVEEAIRTLNSAQVDLVITDLRMPKISGMDLIRHIRENHADTEVIMITGYASVPGAVTAMQTGAQEYLAKPFTDEELLQAVQRSVQRLRLRRAASGNGTVPSAARGILGESAPMKALGRDIGKAAQSSATVLILGESGTGKELVARAVHYSSDRASAPFIPVNCGGIPDGLLESELFGARKGAFTGAHESRPGFFQAAEGGSIFLDEIAELTLAMQAVLLRVLQDKVVFMVGAREPRKVDVRILAATNKRLETMVEKGEFREDLYYRINVIPLCLPPLRERTDDIPLLIRHFANRFAKEQGKPTPEFDDRVLQMFQTYAWPGNVRELENVVQRLVLMTESDVITAPELPELMRFSVSQSGNVRRSLAQVEAEHIQTVLASVAGNKTRAAAILGIDRKTLQNRLKA comes from the coding sequence ATGAACAAGCCTGAGCATGTATTAGTCGTGGATGATTCTCCGGATACACTGGAGGTTGTCCGGCGCAATCTGACTTCTGCCGGATATTCGGTGCAAACGGTATCCGGAGTGGAAGAAGCCATTCGGACATTAAATTCGGCACAGGTCGATCTGGTCATTACCGATCTGCGCATGCCGAAAATCAGCGGAATGGACCTGATTCGGCACATCCGGGAAAATCATGCCGACACGGAAGTTATTATGATTACCGGTTACGCATCGGTTCCCGGTGCGGTAACGGCCATGCAGACCGGGGCTCAGGAGTATCTTGCCAAGCCGTTTACCGATGAAGAACTGCTGCAGGCGGTACAGCGGTCAGTCCAACGGCTTCGGCTTCGCCGCGCGGCTTCCGGCAACGGAACCGTTCCGTCTGCAGCCCGGGGCATCTTAGGCGAATCGGCACCGATGAAAGCATTGGGGAGGGACATTGGGAAAGCGGCTCAAAGCTCTGCCACCGTATTGATCCTGGGAGAAAGCGGGACTGGCAAGGAACTGGTCGCCCGTGCGGTTCATTACAGCAGCGACCGTGCCTCAGCACCGTTCATTCCGGTGAATTGCGGCGGAATTCCCGACGGACTGCTTGAAAGTGAATTATTTGGCGCAAGAAAAGGTGCTTTTACGGGAGCCCATGAATCCCGCCCCGGCTTTTTCCAGGCCGCAGAGGGCGGCAGTATTTTTCTGGATGAGATCGCCGAACTGACTTTGGCGATGCAAGCGGTTCTGCTGCGTGTTTTACAGGACAAGGTCGTATTCATGGTTGGGGCACGCGAACCGCGCAAAGTGGATGTGAGGATTCTGGCCGCAACCAATAAAAGACTGGAAACGATGGTTGAAAAAGGTGAATTCCGAGAAGATCTATACTATCGCATTAACGTAATTCCTCTATGTCTTCCGCCCCTGCGTGAAAGGACGGACGACATTCCGCTGCTGATTCGTCACTTTGCCAACCGCTTCGCCAAAGAACAGGGGAAGCCGACACCGGAGTTTGATGATCGTGTTCTGCAGATGTTTCAGACATATGCCTGGCCCGGCAATGTGCGGGAACTCGAGAATGTGGTTCAACGATTAGTGCTGATGACAGAGAGCGATGTGATCACCGCACCGGAACTGCCGGAACTGATGCGTTTTTCTGTCTCGCAAAGCGGAAATGTTCGGCGCTCTCTGGCGCAGGTGGAAGCAGAACACATTCAAACTGTGCTGGCCAGTGTTGCGGGCAATAAGACCCGGGCTGCAGCCATTCTGGGCATTGACCGAAAAACGCTTCAAAACAGACTCAAAGCGTAG